A stretch of Anolis sagrei isolate rAnoSag1 chromosome X, rAnoSag1.mat, whole genome shotgun sequence DNA encodes these proteins:
- the LOC137094887 gene encoding hyaluronan synthase 1-like has protein sequence MDVTKAPKIIVSTGRRILTIGFALLILSVLAWAYITGIQLVSDQYHIMAFGLYGAFLACHLVIQSFFAFLEHKKMRRDSLKCSYTKTVALTISAYQEDPTYLRECLQSVKGTLYPPDKLRVIMVIDGNSPDDRYMMDMFEEVFAEEDVGSFIWENNYHHQPHLDVDEGDSGYQAGDEPSLYSEIDMDDPGQLVVEELIRTKRCVCIMQKWGGKREVMYTAFKALGNSVDYVQVCDSDTKLEPQATVELVKVLESNERYGAVGGDVRILNLSDSYISFMSSLRYWMAFNIERACQSFFNCVSCISGPLGLYRNDLLQQFLESWYNQKFLGTHCTFGDDRHLTNRMLSIGYATKYTARSRCYSETPSLFLRWLAQQTRWTKSYFREWLYNALWWHRHHLWMTYESVVSGIFPFFVTATVLRLFYGGNLWDILWVLLCVQLVACVKALYACWLRGNFIMIFMSLYAVLYMGGLLPAKYFAIVTMNKSSWGTSGRKKMVGNYMPLLPVSIWGLLLLGGLIYTIYLEALADWTTDDKRTEIWYLLIGSAIYLGYWTFMIMLYWVWVRKCCRKRVDFYSVEV, from the exons ATGGACGTTACAAAAGCTCCCAAGATCATTGTCTCGACTGGCCGTCGGATCCTCACCATCGGCTTTGCCTTACTCATACTCTCTGTCCTGGCTTGGGCATACATCACAGGGATCCAACTGGTTTCTGACCAGTACCACATCATGGCGTTTGGTCTTTATGGTGCCTTTCTCGCATGCCATCTTGTCATTCAGAGCTTCTTTGCCTTTCTGGAGCACAAAAAGATGAGGAGGGACTCACTGAAATGCAGCTATACAAAGACAGTGGCTCTCACCATCTCTGCTTATCAGGAGGATCCGACTTACCTTCGGGAGTGCCTTCAGTCCGTCAAGGGAACCTTATATCCCCCCGACAAGCTCCGGGTGATCATGGTGATAGATGGCAACAGCCCTGATGACCGGTACATGATGGATATGTTCGAGGAAGTCTTTGCAGAAGAGGACGTGGGCAGTTTTATCTGGGAGAACAACTACCACCACCAACCTCACCTGGATGTGGATGAAGGGGACAGTGGCTACCAGGCTGGGGATGAGCCATCCCTCTATAGTGAAATAGACATGGATGACCCTGGGCAACTGGTCGTAGAAGAGCTAATCCGGACTAAGAGATGTGTCTGCATCATGCAGAAATGGGGTGGGAAGAGGGAAGTCATGTACACAGCTTTCAAGGCCCTGGGGAACTCAGTGGACTATGTCCAG GTTTGTGACTCAGATACTAAACTGGAGCCACAGGCGACAGTGGAACTGGTGAAGGTGTTGGAGTCAAATGAACGCTATGGGGCAGTTGGCGGGGATGTGCGAATCCTGAACCTCTCTGACTCCTACATCAGCTTCATGAGCAGCTTGCGCTACTGGATGGCCTTCAACATTGAGCGTGCCTGCCAGTCTTTCTTCAACTGTGTCTCCTGCATCAGTGGCCCTCTGG GCTTGTATCGGAATGACCTCCTGCAGCAGTTTCTGGAGTCCTGGTACAATCAGAAGTTCCTTGGAACCCATTGTACTTTTGGGGATGATCGGCACCTCACCAACAGGATGCTGAGCATCGGCTATGCCACCAA ATACACTGCTCGCTCCCGCTGCTACTCAGAGACCCCGTCCTTATTCCTGCGTTGGCTGGCACAGCAAACCCGTTGGACCAAATCCTACTTCCGGGAGTGGCTCTACAATGCCCTCTGGTGGCACCGTCACCACTTATGGATGACCTATGAGTCTGTGGTCTCTGGCATCTTCCCCTTTTTCGTCACAGCCACCGTCCTACGGCTCTTTTACGGGGGAAACCTGTGGGACATACTGTGGGTGCTACTGTGTGTCCAGTTGGTGGCCTGCGTGAAGGCCCTTTACGCCTGCTGGCTGAGGGGAAACTTCATCATGATCTTCATGTCCCTCTATGCCGTGCTCTACATGGGCGGCCTGCTCCCGGCTAAATACTTTGCCATCGTGACCATGAACAAGAGCAGCTGGGGCACCTCAGGCCGGAAGAAAATGGTGGGGAACTACATGCCTCTGCTGCCTGTTTCTATTTGGGGTCTGCTCCTTTTGGGAGGCCTGATCTATACCATCTACCTAGAGGCCTTAGCTGATTGGACAACAGATGACAAGCGAACCGAGATCTGGTACCTTCTCATTGGTTCAGCCATCTACCTGGGCTACTGGACATTCATGATCATGCTCTATTGGGTGTGGGTTCGGAAGTGCTGCCGGAAAAGAGTGGATTTCTACAGTGTTGAGGTGTGA